Proteins co-encoded in one Eschrichtius robustus isolate mEscRob2 chromosome 8, mEscRob2.pri, whole genome shotgun sequence genomic window:
- the TSPAN13 gene encoding tetraspanin-13, whose product MVCGGFACSKNCLCALNLLYTLVSLLLIGIAAWGIGFGLISSLRVVGVVIAVGIFLFLIALVGLIGAVKHHQVLLFFHMIILLLVFIVQFSVSCACLALNQEQQGQLLEVGWNNTASARNDIQRNLNCCGFRSFSPNDTCLASCVKSSHQCSPCAPIIGKYAGEVLRFVGGIGLFFSFTEILGVWLTYRYRNQKDPRANPSAFL is encoded by the exons TTGGTTAGTCTGCTGCTAATTGGAATTGCAGCGTGGGGCATCGGCTTCGGGCTGATTTCCAGTCTCCGGGTTGTCGGTGTGGTCATCGCAGTGGGCATCTTCTTGTTCCTGATTGCATTAGTGGGGCTGATCGGAGCCGTGAAACACCATCAGGTGTTGCTttttttt CACATGATTATTCTCTTACTTGTATTTATTGTCCAGTTTTCCGTATCATGTGCTTGCTTAGCCCTGAACCAGGAGCAACAG GGTCAGCTTTTGGAAGTTGGTTGGAACAATACAGCAAGTGCTCGAAATGACATCCAGAGAAATTTAAACTGCTGTGGGTTCCGAAGCTTTAGCCCAAATGACACCTGTCTGGCT AGCTGTGTGAAAAGCAGCCACCAGTGCTCACCCTGTGCTCCGATAATAGGAAAATATGCAGGAGAAGTTTTGAGATTTGTTGGCGGCATTGGCCTCTTCTTCAGTTTTACAGAG ATCCTGGGTGTTTGGCTGACCTACAGATACAGGAACCAGAAAGATCCTCGTGCTAATCCTAGTGCGTTCCTTTGA